A single Filimonas effusa DNA region contains:
- a CDS encoding SDR family oxidoreductase, which yields MKILVTGANGFLGQHLCLHLDEAFSVAATGRGESRIPHAFSQRFYPVDLTHRAAVASLVAQVQPDVIVHTAAMSKPDECNLNREACLLHNVEATRFLLEAGEALSTPAHFIYVSTDFVHGEGGPHDEMAEPAPLNFYGESKLMAERLVAATASFYTIMRPVFIYGPVWEGMRPGFIQWVKNSLEQGKAIKVVSDQLRTPTHVNDICKGLESIIRLKKYGIYNLGGGEIVSPYQMAVAVADALQLDKALIEPVTADTFKEPVKRAKLSGLLIDKAREQLNYEPVSFERGILHSLGVLSF from the coding sequence ATGAAAATTCTGGTTACAGGTGCGAATGGTTTTTTGGGTCAGCATTTATGTCTTCATTTGGATGAAGCGTTTTCAGTAGCCGCTACCGGCCGCGGAGAAAGCCGTATTCCGCATGCGTTTTCGCAGCGTTTCTATCCGGTTGATCTTACCCACAGGGCAGCAGTAGCCAGCCTCGTAGCGCAGGTGCAGCCGGATGTTATTGTACATACGGCTGCCATGAGTAAACCTGATGAATGCAACCTGAACAGGGAGGCCTGCCTGCTTCATAATGTAGAAGCTACCCGTTTCCTGCTTGAGGCAGGTGAAGCATTAAGCACTCCTGCGCATTTTATTTATGTGTCAACAGACTTCGTTCATGGCGAAGGCGGACCGCACGATGAAATGGCGGAACCGGCGCCACTTAACTTTTATGGCGAAAGTAAACTCATGGCAGAGCGGCTGGTGGCTGCAACAGCCAGCTTTTATACCATTATGCGCCCTGTTTTCATTTACGGTCCTGTTTGGGAGGGAATGCGCCCGGGTTTTATTCAATGGGTGAAAAACAGCCTGGAGCAGGGAAAGGCTATCAAGGTGGTCAGCGATCAGCTGCGAACGCCTACGCATGTGAATGATATCTGCAAAGGACTGGAATCTATTATCAGGTTGAAAAAATATGGTATCTATAATCTTGGTGGTGGTGAAATAGTATCACCTTACCAGATGGCGGTGGCCGTTGCCGATGCCTTGCAACTTGATAAAGCGCTTATAGAACCAGTGACTGCCGATACTTTTAAAGAGCCTGTAAAAAGAGCTAAATTATCAGGGCTGCTTATTGATAAGGCAAGGGAACAGCTCAATTACGAACCCGTAAGCTTTGAAAGGGGGATCCTGCATAGCCTGGGCGTTTTGTCATTTTAA
- a CDS encoding SusC/RagA family TonB-linked outer membrane protein, translating to MISFGRKILSGMLYCMMAAILLVNPVSLHAQQNGQQKWVNVPSGEVSIGALSKIIKSATGTDLFYSKDVLDSKEKIRLKGGRISLDNLLEEIAKEKKLSYTFKNGVYILRKKEAAAPAKNAAADNVYKIPAIRGEVKDSAGYPLSGVVVVAKKGGQRAISNDDGVFTLNGIAVNDMLQFNSAGYERREMKPDASGEMKVQLFSTMNELDGVVVTALGIKRQERALGYSVTTVSGAELTNALSNNWTDALTGKVAGLNILKSGGGPAGSSKIILRGENSFNSQDNAALIVVDGVVISNSSGKMTGTGSGNYLDADSPVDFGSTMADLNPEDIESISVLKGPGASALYGARGGNGAIIITTKQGASRQKGWGVNVNSNTALASINRWPDYQYEYGQGDRASDGDLYYSYGDSEDGARTYSSSSAWGPKFNGQMYYQYEPARYRLTAIPAGQATRTPWVPYKNNRKDFFKTAKTTTNSISLSGGNANTSVRLSYTNVYNSWIVPNTGYKRNTVAFQLTHKVNDKLSITSKINYSNRSSDNLPSTGYNNQTIMYFIRGITPNMDLNWFKDYWLPGQEGIAQRRPFSLQLDNPFLQAYDMLNKSSRNGVIGNVAATYRFNRHLSLMVRSAVDLMVEDRSQQKPKSTQKYADGMYREQDITTSEVNNDFLLKYDVGNDSKNKSDFSYSVSIGGSVMRNKYRRQEYRAEKLIYPNVYTLANSALALEARPYRTDFATNSLYGMATFAYKNLIYLDVTARRDWTSTLVNPLIKNVEPYFYPSVNVSAILSDAWKMPEAISFWKVRGSVAGIGNGGTTPYLTSYSYLPVTTSIGGLTNPTTIPEPFLKPLRSVSTEFGTDIRFFKNKLQFDISVYQNNTRGQIVQAPVDAASGYARLIMNAGEVRNRGIEIQASNVMLSSKTGLNWKMFGNYSLNRNKIVGVPNGSEQILANMVGSRVAVKAINGGSLGDMYGLGYLRSPDGQIVYRNGLPVRGDSLVYVGSSQAKWKFGFGNQFSYGRFMFNFLFDGQFGGKAYSLTHAVLAEEGKLKKTLPGRYNGIIGDGVMETSDGKYVKNTVVANNVGDYYAEHFNRDNVEANMFRTDFIKLREVRIDYAFAPKLVKKLRLQRATIGLYGRDLFVITEWPSFDPEFGSLDDGDIRAGAEVAQFPSTRSMGVSLNISF from the coding sequence ATGATTTCTTTTGGCAGGAAGATATTGTCGGGCATGCTTTACTGCATGATGGCTGCAATACTTCTGGTAAACCCTGTTTCACTTCACGCCCAGCAAAACGGTCAGCAAAAATGGGTAAATGTTCCCTCCGGGGAAGTCTCCATTGGAGCGTTATCTAAAATCATTAAAAGTGCTACCGGAACCGATCTGTTCTACAGCAAAGATGTATTGGACAGTAAAGAAAAGATCCGTTTAAAAGGCGGCCGGATTTCGCTCGACAATCTTTTAGAAGAAATCGCGAAAGAAAAAAAGCTGTCTTACACCTTTAAGAACGGTGTATATATTCTTCGTAAGAAAGAAGCGGCTGCCCCTGCAAAAAATGCAGCAGCCGACAATGTTTACAAGATCCCTGCTATCAGGGGTGAAGTAAAAGATTCTGCCGGCTATCCCCTGTCAGGCGTTGTGGTTGTTGCCAAAAAAGGCGGCCAGCGCGCTATCTCCAATGACGATGGTGTATTTACGCTTAACGGTATCGCTGTCAACGATATGTTACAATTCAACAGCGCAGGTTATGAGCGCCGTGAAATGAAGCCCGATGCCAGCGGCGAAATGAAAGTGCAGCTTTTCAGCACTATGAATGAGCTGGACGGTGTAGTGGTAACGGCCCTTGGTATTAAAAGGCAGGAAAGAGCGCTGGGTTATTCAGTAACGACAGTTTCAGGCGCAGAACTTACCAACGCTTTATCTAATAACTGGACGGATGCCCTTACCGGTAAAGTAGCGGGTTTGAATATCCTGAAATCAGGTGGCGGCCCCGCAGGTTCTTCTAAAATTATACTCAGAGGTGAAAACTCTTTCAATAGCCAGGACAATGCTGCATTAATAGTAGTAGATGGAGTGGTGATCAGCAATAGTAGCGGTAAAATGACCGGCACCGGCAGCGGTAACTATCTCGATGCCGATTCGCCGGTTGACTTTGGTTCTACCATGGCCGATTTGAACCCTGAAGATATTGAAAGCATCTCTGTTCTGAAAGGCCCCGGTGCTTCTGCATTGTACGGCGCACGTGGTGGTAACGGTGCTATCATCATCACTACCAAACAAGGTGCTTCCCGCCAGAAAGGATGGGGTGTGAATGTAAATTCCAATACCGCCTTAGCCAGTATCAACAGGTGGCCTGATTATCAATATGAATACGGTCAGGGTGACAGGGCTTCCGATGGCGACCTGTATTATTCCTACGGCGATAGTGAAGACGGTGCCAGAACTTACAGTTCCAGCTCTGCATGGGGACCTAAGTTCAACGGCCAGATGTACTACCAGTATGAGCCTGCCCGTTACCGCTTAACGGCTATTCCTGCAGGACAGGCAACAAGAACGCCCTGGGTTCCTTATAAGAATAACAGGAAAGACTTCTTTAAAACAGCAAAAACAACAACCAACTCTATTTCTTTATCCGGTGGTAATGCCAATACTTCTGTACGGCTTTCTTATACCAATGTTTACAATAGCTGGATAGTGCCTAACACAGGCTACAAAAGAAATACAGTTGCATTCCAGTTGACCCATAAGGTGAACGATAAATTGTCTATCACTTCCAAGATCAACTATAGCAACAGGAGCAGCGATAACCTGCCTTCTACGGGTTATAACAACCAGACCATCATGTACTTCATCAGGGGTATCACACCTAACATGGATCTGAACTGGTTTAAGGATTACTGGTTGCCCGGACAGGAAGGTATTGCCCAAAGAAGGCCTTTCTCTTTACAGTTGGATAACCCCTTCCTACAGGCATATGATATGTTGAATAAGTCGAGCCGTAACGGTGTGATCGGTAACGTAGCTGCTACTTACCGTTTCAACAGACATTTAAGCCTGATGGTAAGGTCGGCCGTGGATCTGATGGTGGAAGACCGTTCACAGCAAAAGCCTAAGAGCACACAAAAGTATGCCGATGGCATGTATCGTGAGCAGGACATCACTACCAGTGAGGTGAACAACGACTTCCTGCTGAAATATGATGTTGGCAATGACTCGAAAAACAAATCCGATTTCAGCTACAGTGTCTCTATCGGCGGTAGTGTCATGCGTAACAAATACCGCAGGCAGGAATACCGTGCAGAGAAACTGATCTATCCTAATGTATATACTTTAGCAAACAGTGCGCTGGCGCTGGAAGCAAGACCTTACCGTACCGATTTCGCTACGAACAGTTTATATGGTATGGCAACATTCGCCTATAAGAATTTAATATACCTGGACGTGACTGCCAGAAGGGACTGGACTTCTACACTGGTGAACCCGCTGATTAAAAATGTGGAGCCTTATTTCTATCCTTCTGTGAACGTAAGTGCTATCTTATCTGATGCCTGGAAAATGCCGGAAGCTATTTCCTTCTGGAAAGTCAGAGGTTCCGTTGCAGGTATCGGTAATGGTGGTACTACTCCTTACCTCACTTCTTATAGTTATTTACCTGTTACCACTTCTATCGGTGGCCTTACTAACCCTACTACCATTCCGGAACCTTTCCTGAAGCCATTACGTTCTGTAAGCACTGAATTCGGTACCGATATCCGTTTCTTCAAAAACAAACTGCAGTTCGATATCTCGGTTTACCAGAACAACACACGTGGCCAGATTGTACAGGCGCCTGTAGATGCGGCAAGCGGTTATGCAAGATTGATCATGAATGCCGGTGAAGTAAGAAACCGTGGTATAGAAATACAGGCCAGCAATGTTATGCTGAGTTCCAAAACCGGCCTGAACTGGAAGATGTTTGGTAACTACTCTCTGAACAGGAACAAGATCGTAGGTGTGCCTAACGGCTCCGAGCAGATCCTTGCCAATATGGTAGGCAGCAGGGTGGCAGTAAAAGCAATCAACGGCGGTTCTTTGGGCGATATGTATGGCTTGGGATACCTGCGTTCTCCTGATGGACAGATCGTTTACAGGAATGGTTTGCCTGTAAGAGGTGATTCCCTGGTATACGTAGGAAGCTCACAGGCGAAATGGAAGTTTGGTTTCGGTAACCAGTTCTCTTATGGCCGCTTTATGTTCAACTTCCTGTTCGACGGACAGTTTGGCGGTAAAGCTTATTCGCTTACCCATGCGGTACTTGCCGAAGAAGGTAAACTGAAGAAAACACTGCCCGGCCGTTACAACGGTATCATTGGCGACGGTGTGATGGAAACTTCGGATGGTAAATATGTAAAGAATACAGTGGTAGCTAACAATGTGGGCGACTACTATGCCGAGCATTTCAACAGGGATAACGTAGAAGCGAATATGTTCCGTACCGACTTTATTAAACTGAGGGAAGTACGTATCGATTATGCATTTGCTCCTAAACTGGTGAAGAAGCTAAGGCTGCAACGGGCAACGATCGGCTTGTATGGCCGCGACCTGTTCGTGATCACTGAATGGCCTTCCTTTGATCCTGAGTTTGGTTCACTGGATGATGGCGATATCAGGGCGGGTGCAGAAGTGGCGCAGTTCCCTTCTACCAGGTCAATGGGTGTTAGCTTAAATATCAGCTTCTAA
- a CDS encoding SusD/RagB family nutrient-binding outer membrane lipoprotein gives MKKGIVYIWITALAIGIAASSCTKDFADINTNPNASPHALPETLLSPALVSLVNSNLNRAMRISNDLMQVSVTVSESREFHRYVIRPTESDYMWSNWYVQLTNIRDIYTSASLTQQTGYQTYQGISLILDAWVTSMITDMYGDVPYTESNRGKEGIIQPKFDSQKDIYLDLFNKLDTANVLLAKNVDLPNATTADPLFAGSANKWRRFGNSLFLRLLMRASGKAESGAVAKIRKIVNEDAGNYPIMTGNEFSAVLPIGAATPLQSEFALYRDLDFSGGKGYSEFFINNLNAWIDPRLPKIATALGLGGGYLGITSGYGTGNAPEIMSTYLNTLKTDPHLGNIMNYAELQFILAEAAVRGYITGTPKTYYDNGVTNAITFWQATVPTGHLDKEDVKWNENVSQDEKIEQILLQKYYTLFFTDFQSWSEYRRTGHPVLPIGPGVQNGGKMPSRFVYPINTQATNPVHYREAANAMGGDNINAKVWWNKPD, from the coding sequence ATGAAAAAAGGAATAGTATATATATGGATCACTGCGCTGGCAATAGGTATTGCAGCCAGTTCCTGTACCAAAGATTTCGCGGATATCAATACCAATCCCAATGCTTCGCCGCATGCGCTTCCTGAAACCCTGCTTTCACCTGCCTTAGTGTCGCTGGTGAACAGCAACCTGAACAGGGCCATGCGTATCAGTAACGACCTTATGCAGGTAAGTGTTACTGTTTCCGAATCGAGGGAGTTTCACCGTTATGTGATCAGGCCTACGGAATCTGATTATATGTGGAGCAACTGGTATGTACAACTGACCAATATCCGTGATATCTATACCAGTGCAAGTCTTACCCAACAAACAGGTTATCAAACTTACCAGGGCATCAGCCTCATTCTCGATGCCTGGGTAACCTCCATGATCACCGATATGTATGGCGATGTTCCCTATACCGAATCGAACAGGGGTAAAGAAGGAATTATACAACCTAAGTTCGATTCGCAAAAGGATATTTATCTCGACCTGTTCAATAAACTGGATACTGCAAACGTATTGCTGGCAAAGAACGTAGACCTTCCCAATGCCACCACTGCCGATCCTTTATTCGCCGGTTCGGCCAACAAATGGCGCCGCTTCGGCAACTCTCTTTTCCTGCGATTGCTGATGAGAGCTTCGGGTAAAGCAGAATCAGGTGCTGTGGCTAAGATCCGCAAGATCGTGAATGAAGATGCCGGCAACTATCCCATCATGACGGGTAATGAGTTTTCTGCGGTACTGCCAATAGGCGCTGCTACGCCGCTGCAATCCGAGTTTGCATTGTATCGTGATCTTGACTTCAGTGGTGGTAAAGGTTATTCAGAGTTCTTCATCAACAACCTGAATGCATGGATCGATCCACGTTTGCCTAAGATTGCTACGGCGCTGGGCCTGGGTGGTGGTTACCTGGGTATTACCAGTGGTTATGGAACCGGCAATGCGCCTGAGATCATGTCTACTTACCTGAACACGCTGAAAACAGATCCGCACCTGGGTAACATCATGAACTATGCAGAGCTGCAGTTTATTCTCGCAGAAGCTGCGGTAAGAGGTTATATCACGGGCACGCCTAAAACCTATTACGATAATGGCGTAACGAATGCGATCACTTTCTGGCAGGCTACTGTACCCACAGGACATCTCGATAAAGAAGATGTAAAATGGAATGAAAATGTATCCCAGGATGAAAAGATCGAGCAGATTCTTTTACAGAAATATTATACGTTGTTCTTTACCGATTTCCAGTCCTGGTCGGAATACAGAAGAACCGGTCATCCTGTATTGCCTATAGGTCCGGGCGTACAGAACGGTGGTAAAATGCCTTCCCGTTTTGTATATCCTATCAATACCCAGGCAACCAACCCGGTTCACTATCGTGAGGCTGCTAATGCGATGGGTGGCGACAACATTAATGCTAAAGTTTGGTGGAATAAGCCTGATTAA
- a CDS encoding DUF5689 domain-containing protein, whose translation MKKYFLYIAAVVSSFAFTSCLKEDLNESIGELNAMASVYVVRAAYNQADVSLGKASLAGAYRTAGIVIANGSSGNFPEGHIIIQDEWRGLMRGLTLVSDKATAASLAVGDSVVVELEGATLTRNGGTSLAVRGLAASAIKKISSGHEVKIRPINITELSKNFEKYENTVVSITADVTPFPVQQKFAGEHTLTDGGDTTIPLYTAAEAVFANETIAPSAAFVGIPVTGDGRKQLRLRNLTDMQFASGPIYAGYPEDFENPDAAQKASYAGKDVALRTGTWRLEQCLLGNTTGRDRIVSGKQSIRFQQNLGTSSPCYLQMNYDVPSGAAKVTFWYGCYYTDAASSFVLEASTDKGTTWKQVGNVISDPEKTSVSIAAKQAVFMMDIDGSVRFRIRKLPLGTTAIPTIENGRLGIDDFAIYQNY comes from the coding sequence ATGAAAAAGTACTTTTTATATATAGCAGCTGTCGTAAGCAGTTTTGCTTTTACTTCCTGTTTGAAGGAGGATCTCAACGAATCGATAGGGGAGCTGAATGCAATGGCCTCTGTTTATGTGGTACGTGCTGCTTATAACCAGGCCGATGTTTCCCTGGGTAAAGCAAGCCTGGCCGGCGCTTACCGCACGGCAGGTATCGTGATTGCCAACGGCAGTTCCGGGAACTTTCCTGAAGGACATATCATTATCCAGGACGAATGGAGAGGGTTGATGCGTGGTCTTACCCTCGTCTCCGATAAGGCTACTGCCGCCAGCCTGGCTGTAGGCGATTCCGTTGTAGTAGAACTGGAAGGCGCTACCCTGACACGTAACGGTGGTACTTCCCTGGCTGTAAGAGGTTTGGCAGCGTCTGCCATCAAAAAGATCTCTTCCGGTCACGAGGTGAAAATAAGGCCTATCAATATCACGGAGTTGTCGAAGAACTTCGAAAAGTATGAAAATACAGTCGTGAGCATTACTGCCGACGTAACGCCGTTCCCTGTGCAGCAGAAGTTTGCAGGAGAACATACGCTTACTGATGGTGGCGATACTACTATTCCTTTGTACACTGCTGCTGAAGCGGTGTTTGCCAACGAAACCATAGCGCCCAGCGCGGCGTTCGTGGGTATACCTGTAACAGGCGATGGCCGCAAGCAGTTGCGTTTAAGAAATCTTACCGATATGCAGTTTGCGAGCGGCCCTATTTATGCCGGTTATCCCGAAGACTTTGAAAATCCTGATGCAGCTCAGAAAGCATCTTATGCAGGTAAGGATGTTGCCTTACGTACCGGTACCTGGCGTTTAGAGCAGTGTTTGTTAGGTAATACAACAGGCCGTGACCGTATCGTTTCCGGTAAACAGTCTATCCGTTTCCAGCAGAACCTGGGAACCAGTAGTCCCTGTTATTTACAAATGAACTACGATGTGCCTAGTGGTGCTGCCAAGGTAACCTTCTGGTACGGCTGTTATTATACCGATGCTGCCAGCTCCTTTGTATTGGAAGCTTCCACTGATAAAGGCACTACCTGGAAGCAGGTGGGTAATGTGATCTCCGATCCGGAGAAAACAAGTGTGAGCATTGCCGCCAAACAGGCAGTTTTCATGATGGATATCGACGGCAGCGTACGTTTCAGGATTCGCAAACTTCCTTTAGGTACTACGGCTATCCCTACCATTGAAAACGGAAGATTGGGTATCGATGACTTTGCTATTTACCAGAATTACTAA
- a CDS encoding calcineurin-like phosphoesterase C-terminal domain-containing protein: MSDRRSFLKNLGFAGSLIAVPSTLLKANPFTKKQNIDLTGLTLRGRVQSQGAGVAGVCVTDGINITQTDKNGQYELSSNATAEFVYISVPAGYAFPAEKGIAAFYQPVPKGKSSFKADFNLDKLKTDDQHHHFVVWADPQMKSKKDCEILLKESVPDLQATIHALPGDALIHGIGCGDLVWDEFELFEDYRKAVELSGIPFYNVIGNHDMDNEARTDDGSANTFKKQFGPTYYSFNRGSIHYVVLDDVFFLGAAKKYIGYITENQMQWLEQDLSYVKPGSTIVLSLHIPTFTGSARRNGKDEEPGGMVANRQQLYKMLAPYKVHIMSGHTHFNDNWEEGDIMEHNHGTVCGAWWTGPICGDGTPSGYGVYEVNGTDIKWYYKSTGSPREKQLRIYKKGYLKTAPDEVSVNVWNYDSKWKVEWYEDGVLKGAMDRRVALDPWAVELYEGPLLPKKHKFVEPTLNDHMFFAKPAAGAKEIMVKATDRFGNVYTEIMKLS; the protein is encoded by the coding sequence ATGAGCGACAGAAGAAGTTTCCTCAAAAACCTCGGATTTGCAGGTTCTTTGATTGCAGTGCCTTCTACCTTACTGAAGGCTAACCCCTTTACCAAAAAGCAAAATATAGATCTCACCGGCTTAACCCTCAGGGGACGTGTGCAAAGCCAGGGCGCTGGTGTTGCAGGGGTTTGTGTTACAGACGGTATCAACATTACGCAAACAGACAAGAACGGCCAGTATGAGCTGAGCAGCAATGCTACTGCCGAATTTGTATATATATCGGTGCCGGCAGGTTATGCTTTCCCGGCAGAGAAGGGGATTGCTGCTTTTTATCAGCCTGTTCCCAAAGGCAAGAGTTCTTTCAAAGCCGACTTCAACCTCGATAAACTGAAAACGGACGATCAGCATCACCACTTCGTTGTATGGGCCGATCCTCAGATGAAATCAAAGAAGGATTGTGAAATATTGCTGAAAGAATCTGTGCCCGATTTGCAGGCTACTATCCACGCTTTACCCGGCGATGCGCTGATACACGGTATTGGATGTGGCGACCTGGTATGGGATGAATTTGAACTATTCGAAGACTACCGCAAGGCAGTAGAGCTTTCAGGTATTCCTTTTTATAATGTGATCGGCAACCACGATATGGACAATGAAGCCCGTACCGATGATGGTTCTGCCAATACTTTCAAGAAGCAATTCGGTCCTACTTATTATTCTTTCAACAGGGGATCTATCCACTATGTGGTACTGGATGATGTATTCTTCCTGGGCGCTGCCAAAAAGTACATCGGCTATATTACCGAAAACCAGATGCAGTGGCTGGAGCAGGATCTTTCATATGTAAAACCTGGTAGCACCATCGTGCTGAGTCTGCATATTCCAACATTTACAGGTTCCGCGCGCAGGAATGGCAAAGATGAAGAACCCGGCGGAATGGTGGCTAACAGGCAACAGCTTTACAAAATGCTGGCGCCTTATAAAGTACATATCATGAGTGGTCATACGCACTTTAATGATAACTGGGAAGAAGGCGACATCATGGAACATAACCATGGCACTGTTTGCGGCGCCTGGTGGACAGGTCCTATCTGCGGCGATGGTACGCCAAGCGGCTACGGTGTGTACGAGGTAAATGGAACTGATATTAAATGGTACTATAAGTCAACCGGTTCACCCCGCGAAAAGCAGTTGCGTATTTATAAAAAAGGGTACCTGAAAACGGCTCCTGATGAAGTATCTGTGAACGTATGGAACTACGATAGCAAATGGAAGGTGGAGTGGTATGAAGACGGCGTATTGAAAGGTGCTATGGACAGACGTGTAGCGCTGGATCCCTGGGCAGTAGAACTGTATGAAGGACCATTGTTACCTAAGAAACATAAGTTTGTAGAACCTACTTTAAATGACCATATGTTTTTTGCAAAACCGGCTGCCGGGGCTAAAGAGATCATGGTGAAGGCAACAGACAGGTTCGGAAATGTTTATACGGAAATAATGAAGTTAAGTTAG
- a CDS encoding FecR family protein encodes MEEDQVEVRRLLVEKLAGTISEEEDQVISRLIASDNHVRQEWHQLRDKMQQATQTGHFKNDANNAWEQLQPAIRPRTRIRRITAIATAAAACVAAIVAVRTIRSSSQESTAASFFADNRSWSFNSDSIIMRYEDGSLVNLTAAAGKQMNAGNTRITVTDSSITLSDASTEQGQWNTLFIPAAMNYKVTLPDGSEVWLNAHTRLRFPQSFAGLKQRDLYVDGEAFFKVAPDKQQPFIVHTARTDIRVLGTQFNVNTYDTTGIKTALVEGSVSATAPGGTLILKPGQQTTYTGERFTTTTFDVTTTLSWMQGIYYFEDVPLKSLTNIVSRWFKMKVIFHTPELANKVFNGMLSKKLPLSAFLENLELSDNIYAVIEGDTIHFK; translated from the coding sequence ATGGAAGAGGATCAAGTGGAGGTTCGAAGACTATTGGTAGAAAAACTGGCAGGCACTATTTCGGAGGAAGAAGATCAGGTCATCAGCCGGTTAATAGCATCAGACAACCATGTGCGGCAGGAATGGCATCAACTGCGCGACAAAATGCAGCAGGCAACCCAAACAGGTCATTTTAAAAATGACGCAAATAATGCCTGGGAACAATTGCAACCCGCTATCCGTCCGCGTACCCGCATCCGCCGTATCACCGCCATCGCAACCGCCGCTGCCGCTTGTGTGGCCGCTATCGTAGCCGTACGCACCATCCGCTCTTCCAGCCAGGAATCCACCGCAGCCAGCTTTTTTGCTGACAACAGATCCTGGTCCTTCAACAGCGACAGTATCATCATGCGCTACGAAGATGGCAGCCTGGTAAACCTTACCGCCGCCGCAGGCAAACAAATGAATGCCGGCAATACCCGCATCACGGTAACCGACAGCAGCATAACGCTCTCCGATGCCAGCACGGAACAGGGACAATGGAACACATTGTTCATTCCCGCCGCCATGAACTATAAAGTAACCCTGCCCGATGGCTCCGAAGTATGGCTCAACGCACATACCCGCCTCCGCTTCCCGCAAAGCTTCGCAGGACTAAAACAAAGAGATCTTTACGTCGACGGGGAAGCCTTTTTCAAAGTGGCGCCCGACAAACAGCAACCTTTTATTGTACACACAGCCCGTACAGATATAAGGGTACTCGGAACCCAGTTTAACGTTAATACTTACGACACTACAGGTATCAAAACGGCACTGGTGGAAGGTAGCGTATCCGCTACGGCTCCCGGCGGCACCTTGATACTGAAACCTGGCCAGCAAACCACTTATACCGGTGAACGTTTTACCACTACCACCTTTGACGTTACCACTACCCTGTCCTGGATGCAGGGCATTTATTATTTCGAAGACGTTCCGCTAAAAAGCCTCACCAATATCGTGTCAAGATGGTTCAAAATGAAAGTGATATTTCATACCCCGGAATTGGCCAACAAAGTATTCAACGGCATGTTATCTAAAAAGCTGCCCTTGTCAGCCTTCCTCGAAAACCTCGAATTGTCTGATAATATCTATGCAGTAATTGAGGGCGACACAATACATTTCAAATAG
- a CDS encoding RNA polymerase sigma factor: MHVISETELLERFKKGDVQAFEAVFKSCYPLLKTEAYLLLDDDEEAEDQVQQLFIDIWNKSLYKNIDVSIRAYLYRSIRHKCLNFLEKKRRHERMVLEYAQTTEEVEPEKRQDELPAHMHQALLELPPQRLAAFNLVYLEEKSYKAAAIEMGISVNSLKTHLKMGLKFLRSSLQRTC; this comes from the coding sequence ATGCATGTAATAAGCGAAACTGAATTGCTGGAGAGATTTAAAAAAGGTGATGTACAGGCATTTGAAGCGGTCTTTAAATCGTGTTACCCTTTACTCAAGACGGAAGCATATTTATTGCTGGACGATGATGAGGAGGCGGAAGACCAGGTGCAGCAATTGTTCATCGATATCTGGAATAAATCGCTTTACAAAAATATAGATGTCTCTATCCGGGCTTATCTCTATCGTTCGATACGGCATAAATGCCTGAATTTTCTTGAAAAGAAACGGCGGCATGAGCGCATGGTGTTGGAATATGCACAAACAACGGAAGAGGTGGAGCCGGAAAAAAGACAGGATGAATTACCCGCCCATATGCACCAGGCTTTGCTGGAATTACCTCCCCAGCGGCTGGCTGCTTTCAACCTGGTTTATTTAGAAGAAAAAAGTTACAAGGCCGCTGCCATCGAGATGGGGATTTCAGTGAATTCGCTGAAAACACACCTCAAAATGGGGCTAAAGTTCCTGCGAAGCTCCCTGCAGCGTACCTGTTGA